A region from the Hippoglossus hippoglossus isolate fHipHip1 chromosome 16, fHipHip1.pri, whole genome shotgun sequence genome encodes:
- the LOC117776447 gene encoding protein LYRIC-like isoform X1, whose translation MQMEQWQDAASRQVELLTHRLNELLSRGLELLRTELGVDLGLKPDLIPPWVILLAACTGLVLMVALWASVCRGLFKKRPAHSHVDDGIEVTRDVSKPVKPEDPKKKKKKAEKKAQSNGRAVSEPQEEEEEDIVSEEKVPHHQPPAPGVKAEKVAEVKKSKKKAKQAVRVPADGKEPEEGTWETKVSNKEKREMRKKDKGSSDGSASPGGGDTPVSYSPEQPKAPSAPVPANQKKKKGESTKVKTEKVGAVVSQVNSREVAAETAGVTDMAVNAPAHVPQKSGPWTTNREPVSHWRAEIDESWTVIDRGMPATELKLSFTGLGVGAAEPHAVSDLPWLSQPRVDEGWSGLNGGSVDPSSDWNAPSEAWGNFEEPTPEPAPAQEQSLPEPVKDDDEDEKDKGEAASDGAAKTKKKKKKKKKAGEEGGATDQGEEPEKEAAPAASVKKQPPLQENPAAIQPVKAAAAEARVERPVKDKISPKPPVTQVPQKPTDGETTAKQNSLPAPAQQKKPEESQASKPAKKKKARRET comes from the exons ATGCAAATGGAGCAGTGGCAGGACGCGGCCTCTCGGCAGGTCGAGCTGCTGACACACCGTCTGAATGAACTGCTGTCCAGGGGCCTGGAGCTGCTGCGCACCGAGCTCGGCGTGGATCTGGGTTTGAAGCCCGACCTCATTCCGCCATGGGTGATCCTCTTAGCGGCGTGCACCGGGCTGGTGCTGATGGTCGCTCTGTGGGCCTCGGTCTGCCGGGGTCTCTTCAAGAAACGACCCGCTCACAGTCATGTGGACGACGGCATTGAGGTGACGCGCGATGTCAGTAAACCTGTGAAACCCGAGGACccgaagaaaaagaagaagaaagcagaaAAG AAAGCCCAGTCTAATGGGAGAGCTGTCTCTgagccacaggaggaggaggaggaggacatcgTGTCGGAGGAGAAGGTGCCACATCACCAGCCCCCGGCACCAGGAGTCAAGGCTGAGAAGGTTGCGGAG GTAAAGAAATCCAAGAAGAAGGCCAAACAGGCTGTGAGAGTGCCTGCAGATGGCAAAGAACCAGAAGAAG GCACATGGGAGACCAAAGTCAGCAACAAGGAGAAGCGTGAAATGCGCAAGAAAGACAAAGGTTCTAGTGATGGCTCAGCCAGTCCTGGAGGAGGGGACACGCCTGTAAGCTATTCTCCAGAGCAGCCCAAGGCTCCTTCAGCCCCAGTTCCTGCaaaccagaagaagaaaaaag GAGAATCCACAAAAGTGAAGACAGAGAAGGTGGGGGCTGTTGTATCTCAAG TGAACAGCAGAGAGGTGGCAGCAGAGACTGCGGGTGTGACGGACATGGCAGTCAATGCTCCTGCCCACGTTCCTCAGAAGTCAGGCCCCTGGACCACCAATAGAGAACCAGTGTCACATTGGAGAGCCGAGATTGATG AGTCGTGGACTGTGATTGACAGGGGAATGCCTGCCACAGAGCTTAAATTGTCTTTTACTGGACTGGGAGTTGGTGCTGCTG AGCCGCACGCTGTGAGCGACCTGCCCTGGCTCAGTCAGCCCAGAGTGGACGAAGGGTGGTCTGGCCTCA atggTGGTTCAGTCGACCCCAGCTCTGACTGGAATGCCCCCTCTGAAGCCTGGGGAAACTTTGAAGAGCCCACTCCTGAGCCGGCTCCTGCTCAGGAGCAGTCCCTCCCTGAGCCTGTCAAG gaTGATGACGAGGATGAAAAGGACAAGGGAGAGGCCGCTTCTGATGGAGCAGCTAAAactaaaaagaagaagaagaagaagaagaaggctggagaagagggaggagcaACTGACCAG GGCGAGGAGCCAGAGAAGGAGGCAGCACCTGCAGCCTCAGTGAAGAAGCAGCCACCTCTTCAGGAGAATCCTGCTGCCATCCAGCCTGtcaaagcagctgctgctgag GCAAGAGTGGAGCGACCAGTGAAGGACAAGATATCCCCAAAACCCCCTGTCACTCAAGTGCCACAGAAGCCCACTGATGGAGAGACCACTGCCAAGCAGAACAGCCTTCCTGCTCCAGCTCAACAGA AAAAACCTGAGGAGAGCCAAGCATCCAAaccagcaaagaagaagaaggcaaGGAGAGAGACATGA
- the LOC117776447 gene encoding protein LYRIC-like isoform X2, whose translation MQMEQWQDAASRQVELLTHRLNELLSRGLELLRTELGVDLGLKPDLIPPWVILLAACTGLVLMVALWASVCRGLFKKRPAHSHVDDGIEVTRDVSKPVKPEDPKKKKKKAEKKAQSNGRAVSEPQEEEEEDIVSEEKVPHHQPPAPGVKAEKVAEVKKSKKKAKQAVRVPADGKEPEEGTWETKVSNKEKREMRKKDKGSSDGSASPGGGDTPVSYSPEQPKAPSAPVPANQKKKKGESTKVKTEKVGAVVSQVNSREVAAETAGVTDMAVNAPAHVPQKSGPWTTNREPVSHWRAEIDESWTVIDRGMPATELKLSFTGLGVGAAEPHAVSDLPWLSQPRVDEGWSGLNGGSVDPSSDWNAPSEAWGNFEEPTPEPAPAQEQSLPEPVKDDDEDEKDKGEAASDGAAKTKKKKKKKKKAGEEGGATEGEEPEKEAAPAASVKKQPPLQENPAAIQPVKAAAAEARVERPVKDKISPKPPVTQVPQKPTDGETTAKQNSLPAPAQQKKPEESQASKPAKKKKARRET comes from the exons ATGCAAATGGAGCAGTGGCAGGACGCGGCCTCTCGGCAGGTCGAGCTGCTGACACACCGTCTGAATGAACTGCTGTCCAGGGGCCTGGAGCTGCTGCGCACCGAGCTCGGCGTGGATCTGGGTTTGAAGCCCGACCTCATTCCGCCATGGGTGATCCTCTTAGCGGCGTGCACCGGGCTGGTGCTGATGGTCGCTCTGTGGGCCTCGGTCTGCCGGGGTCTCTTCAAGAAACGACCCGCTCACAGTCATGTGGACGACGGCATTGAGGTGACGCGCGATGTCAGTAAACCTGTGAAACCCGAGGACccgaagaaaaagaagaagaaagcagaaAAG AAAGCCCAGTCTAATGGGAGAGCTGTCTCTgagccacaggaggaggaggaggaggacatcgTGTCGGAGGAGAAGGTGCCACATCACCAGCCCCCGGCACCAGGAGTCAAGGCTGAGAAGGTTGCGGAG GTAAAGAAATCCAAGAAGAAGGCCAAACAGGCTGTGAGAGTGCCTGCAGATGGCAAAGAACCAGAAGAAG GCACATGGGAGACCAAAGTCAGCAACAAGGAGAAGCGTGAAATGCGCAAGAAAGACAAAGGTTCTAGTGATGGCTCAGCCAGTCCTGGAGGAGGGGACACGCCTGTAAGCTATTCTCCAGAGCAGCCCAAGGCTCCTTCAGCCCCAGTTCCTGCaaaccagaagaagaaaaaag GAGAATCCACAAAAGTGAAGACAGAGAAGGTGGGGGCTGTTGTATCTCAAG TGAACAGCAGAGAGGTGGCAGCAGAGACTGCGGGTGTGACGGACATGGCAGTCAATGCTCCTGCCCACGTTCCTCAGAAGTCAGGCCCCTGGACCACCAATAGAGAACCAGTGTCACATTGGAGAGCCGAGATTGATG AGTCGTGGACTGTGATTGACAGGGGAATGCCTGCCACAGAGCTTAAATTGTCTTTTACTGGACTGGGAGTTGGTGCTGCTG AGCCGCACGCTGTGAGCGACCTGCCCTGGCTCAGTCAGCCCAGAGTGGACGAAGGGTGGTCTGGCCTCA atggTGGTTCAGTCGACCCCAGCTCTGACTGGAATGCCCCCTCTGAAGCCTGGGGAAACTTTGAAGAGCCCACTCCTGAGCCGGCTCCTGCTCAGGAGCAGTCCCTCCCTGAGCCTGTCAAG gaTGATGACGAGGATGAAAAGGACAAGGGAGAGGCCGCTTCTGATGGAGCAGCTAAAactaaaaagaagaagaagaagaagaagaaggctggagaagagggaggagcaACTG AGGGCGAGGAGCCAGAGAAGGAGGCAGCACCTGCAGCCTCAGTGAAGAAGCAGCCACCTCTTCAGGAGAATCCTGCTGCCATCCAGCCTGtcaaagcagctgctgctgag GCAAGAGTGGAGCGACCAGTGAAGGACAAGATATCCCCAAAACCCCCTGTCACTCAAGTGCCACAGAAGCCCACTGATGGAGAGACCACTGCCAAGCAGAACAGCCTTCCTGCTCCAGCTCAACAGA AAAAACCTGAGGAGAGCCAAGCATCCAAaccagcaaagaagaagaaggcaaGGAGAGAGACATGA
- the LOC117776449 gene encoding lysosomal-associated transmembrane protein 4B-like — MMISPWDRWYSTSCCLCCHVRTGTIILGVWYMLINAVVLLILLTALSDPEQYHLTSAELANDLDVMDDANMCIASAISLLMILICGMATYGAYKLRATWIVPFFCYQIFDFALNTLVAVSIVVYPNTIQDYLQQLPDNFPYKEDIAALSNVCLVLIVLLFISCILSFKAYLIACVWNCYRYVNGRGSSEILLYVTTNDTTVLLPPYDDSVSVPPKQAPPPYPTATA; from the exons ATGATGATCTCCCCGTGGGACCGCTGGTActccaccagctgctgcctgtgctgccATGTCCGCACAGGAACCATCATCCTGGGAGTCTGGTACATG CTCATCAATGCTGTGGTGCTACTCATCCTGCTCACAGCCCTCAGTGATCCTGAGCAGTACCACCTGACCAGCGCTGAGTTGGCTAATGACCTGGATGTCATGGATGATGCCA ACATGTGCATCGCCTCAGCGATCTCTCTACTGATGATTCTTATATGTGGGATGGCAACATATGGTGCATACAAG CTGCGAGCCACTTGGATCGTGCCATTTTTCTGCTACCAAATATTTGATTTTGCTCTCAACACCCTGGTTGCTGTCAGCATTGTGGTTTATCCAAACACAATACAAGActacctgcagcagctg CCTGATAACTTCCCCTACAAAGAGGACATCGCTGCTCTCAGTAATGTCTGCCTGGTCCTCAttgtgctgctcttcatcagCTGCATTCTCAGCTTCAAG GCTTACCTCATAGCATGTGTGTGGAACTGCTACAGATATGTGAACGGCCGGGGTTCTTCTGAAATCCTGCTCTACGTTACAACCAATGACACCACG gtGCTGTTACCTCCGTATGATGACAGCGTCAGTGTCCCTCCCAAGCAGGCTCCTCCACCCTACCCCACTGCTACAGCATGA